In Janthinobacterium sp. 67, a genomic segment contains:
- the aroG gene encoding 3-deoxy-7-phosphoheptulonate synthase AroG gives MPRTDDLRIREMKELTPPSHLIREFACSEQAEQTAASARIALHRILHGQDDRLMVVIGPCSIHDTKAAMEYARLLVKERARFAGELEIVMRVYFEKPRTTVGWKGLINDPYMDNSFRINDGLRMARELLRDINELGLPAGTEFLDVISPQYIADLISWGAIGARTTESQVHRELASGLSCPVGFKNGTDGNVKIAVEAIKAASQPHHFLSVTKGGHSAIVSTNGNEDCHIILRGGKTPNYDAASVDDACKAIAAQGLAARLMIDASHANSSKKPENQIPVCADIASQVAGGDDRIVGVMVESHLVAGRQDLIPGKELIYGQSVTDGCIDWSASVAVLENLAQAVKQRRLKGDAE, from the coding sequence ATGCCCCGCACCGATGATTTGCGTATTCGCGAAATGAAGGAATTGACCCCGCCGTCCCACCTGATCCGCGAATTCGCCTGCTCGGAGCAAGCCGAACAGACCGCCGCCAGCGCCCGCATCGCCCTGCACCGTATCCTGCACGGCCAGGACGACCGCCTGATGGTGGTGATCGGTCCTTGCTCCATCCACGACACCAAGGCGGCGATGGAATACGCGCGCCTGCTGGTCAAGGAGCGCGCGCGCTTCGCGGGCGAACTGGAAATCGTCATGCGCGTCTACTTCGAGAAGCCGCGCACCACGGTGGGCTGGAAGGGTCTGATCAATGACCCGTACATGGACAACAGCTTCCGCATCAACGACGGCTTGCGCATGGCGCGCGAACTGTTGCGCGATATCAATGAACTGGGCTTGCCGGCCGGCACCGAGTTCCTCGACGTGATCAGCCCGCAATACATTGCCGACCTGATCAGCTGGGGCGCCATCGGCGCGCGCACGACGGAGTCGCAGGTGCACCGCGAGCTGGCGTCGGGATTGTCCTGTCCCGTCGGCTTCAAGAATGGCACGGACGGCAATGTGAAAATCGCCGTGGAAGCCATCAAGGCCGCCTCGCAGCCGCACCATTTTCTTTCCGTCACGAAGGGCGGCCACTCGGCCATCGTCTCGACCAACGGCAACGAGGATTGCCACATCATCTTGCGCGGCGGCAAGACGCCAAACTATGACGCGGCCAGCGTGGACGACGCTTGCAAGGCCATCGCGGCGCAAGGCCTGGCGGCGCGCCTGATGATCGACGCCTCGCACGCGAACAGCTCAAAAAAACCGGAAAACCAGATTCCCGTGTGCGCCGACATCGCCAGCCAGGTGGCGGGCGGCGACGACCGCATCGTCGGCGTGATGGTGGAATCGCATCTGGTGGCAGGGCGCCAGGATTTGATCCCCGGCAAGGAATTGATCTACGGCCAATCCGTCACGGATGGCTGCATCGACTGGAGCGCCAGCGTGGCCGTGCTGGAAAACCTGGCGCAAGCCGTGAAGCAGCGCCGCCTGAAGGGCGACGCGGAATAA
- a CDS encoding TonB-dependent receptor, translated as MIYKKSAHPSFSPPRVGLALASALLALPVLAQDAAPIARVEITGSNIRRAQAETASAVQTLNAADIEKSGKSSVAELLQTLAVDNQGSVPTTFGNGFAAGASGVSLRGLGTASTLVLLNGRRVAPYGLADDGQKVFADLNIIPLEAVERVEILKDGASAIYGSDAIAGVVNVILRRDYQGTAIKGNYGKTKEWDGRDARAAITHGFGDIDSDRYNVLLNLEYSEKAAIWNRDRAGRGAVGRSDLRDLGFSAQESLSGAGAITTNNAAGSAVNGNVRNPDTLDYYNRGNLAGAGFTRTFPGAACGNFTTHPQGDPGGGCLTDAAQQYGQIQPKQKNINFFGRAAWQLTPALQTYAELNLYHSESNSATTPSTVSGSVGYPGGPVSNAGVSLGAAHPDNPYFGTAARLRYLAADVGPRLSEVDSTFTRFVAGIKGTVAGWDIDSALLYSQNKVSNDLNGYLQRDVAFALLNPTAATVAAASLNPAYAALPAGSLWRIAENAGLNSPELYGALSPRISNDAKTHIAQIDFKASREVAKLDGGSLGVAVGAEFRHESTELKPTTGTERGNIIGLGYSAYKGSRNASAIYAEVLAPVLKTVELSGALRADHFTDVGNSYTPKVGVKWTPIRELALRGTFAKGFRAPSAAENGVGGLAAFSTASDPLRCALGVEVACDPAPIAVITSPNPNLSPERSRSYSVGAVWDPLPRSSISVDLWQIRRKNEINQEQTDAAIAAGNVARDPSTATGIPGDPGAITAVLANYVNSAQTTVRGIDIDARQRFNLDNGYGSLTFDLKWTHLYKWLRTERDGTQRDFAGTHGNCDVSNCMGTPDDRINLGATWERQNWRVTANVNYRAPLDNILFKNDPDGCATHFADGTDAPRGCRIASFTTVDLTARWLATPKLEVFATIQNLFDKIAPLDPLTYGATGYNPLDYAGAAGRFISAGVKYKF; from the coding sequence ATGATCTACAAAAAATCCGCCCATCCATCCTTTTCACCGCCACGCGTGGGCCTGGCACTGGCAAGCGCCCTGCTCGCCCTACCCGTCCTGGCCCAGGATGCCGCCCCGATTGCCCGCGTGGAAATCACCGGCTCGAACATCCGCCGCGCGCAGGCGGAAACGGCGTCGGCCGTGCAAACCCTGAACGCGGCCGACATCGAAAAATCGGGCAAGTCCAGCGTGGCCGAACTGCTGCAGACCCTGGCCGTCGACAACCAGGGTTCCGTGCCCACCACCTTCGGCAACGGCTTTGCCGCCGGCGCCTCCGGCGTCTCGCTGCGGGGCCTGGGAACGGCCTCGACCCTGGTGCTGCTCAATGGCCGCCGGGTGGCGCCGTATGGCCTGGCCGACGATGGCCAGAAAGTATTTGCCGACCTGAACATCATTCCCCTGGAAGCGGTGGAGCGGGTGGAAATCCTCAAGGATGGCGCCTCGGCCATCTACGGTTCGGACGCCATCGCCGGCGTGGTCAACGTGATCCTGCGGCGCGACTACCAGGGCACGGCCATCAAGGGCAATTACGGCAAGACGAAGGAGTGGGACGGGCGCGACGCGCGCGCCGCCATCACGCACGGCTTCGGCGACATCGACAGCGACCGCTACAACGTGCTCCTGAACCTCGAATACAGCGAAAAGGCCGCCATCTGGAACCGCGACCGGGCCGGACGTGGCGCCGTGGGCCGCAGCGACTTGCGCGACCTGGGTTTCAGCGCGCAAGAGTCGCTCAGCGGCGCGGGCGCCATCACCACCAACAACGCGGCCGGCAGCGCCGTCAACGGCAACGTGCGCAATCCCGACACGCTCGACTACTACAACCGCGGCAATCTGGCCGGCGCGGGCTTTACGCGCACCTTCCCCGGCGCCGCCTGCGGCAACTTCACCACGCATCCGCAGGGCGACCCGGGCGGCGGCTGCCTGACCGATGCCGCGCAGCAGTACGGCCAGATCCAGCCGAAACAAAAGAATATCAATTTCTTCGGCCGCGCCGCCTGGCAACTGACGCCAGCGTTGCAGACGTATGCCGAATTGAACCTGTATCACAGCGAATCGAACTCGGCCACCACGCCATCGACGGTCAGCGGCTCGGTCGGCTACCCGGGCGGCCCCGTCAGCAATGCGGGCGTGTCGCTGGGCGCCGCCCATCCCGACAATCCGTATTTCGGCACGGCGGCGCGGCTGCGCTACCTGGCGGCCGACGTGGGGCCGCGCCTGTCCGAAGTCGATTCCACCTTCACGCGCTTTGTCGCCGGCATCAAGGGTACCGTGGCGGGCTGGGATATCGACAGCGCCCTGCTGTATTCGCAGAACAAGGTGTCGAACGACTTGAACGGCTACCTGCAGCGCGACGTCGCATTCGCCCTGCTCAACCCGACCGCCGCGACTGTGGCGGCGGCCAGCCTGAACCCCGCCTACGCGGCCCTGCCGGCCGGCAGCCTGTGGCGCATCGCGGAAAATGCGGGTCTCAATTCGCCCGAGCTGTACGGCGCACTGTCGCCGCGTATCTCGAACGACGCCAAGACGCATATCGCGCAGATCGACTTCAAGGCCAGCCGCGAGGTGGCCAAGCTCGACGGTGGTAGCCTGGGCGTGGCCGTGGGCGCCGAATTCCGCCACGAATCGACGGAACTCAAGCCCACCACAGGGACGGAGCGGGGCAATATCATCGGCCTCGGCTATTCCGCCTACAAGGGTAGCCGCAACGCCTCGGCCATCTATGCCGAAGTGCTGGCGCCCGTGCTGAAAACCGTGGAACTGTCGGGCGCCCTGCGCGCCGACCATTTCACCGACGTGGGCAATTCCTACACGCCGAAGGTGGGCGTGAAATGGACGCCCATACGCGAACTGGCCTTGCGCGGCACCTTCGCCAAGGGCTTCCGCGCCCCCAGCGCGGCGGAAAACGGCGTCGGCGGCCTGGCCGCGTTCTCCACCGCCAGCGATCCGCTGCGCTGCGCTCTGGGCGTGGAAGTGGCGTGCGATCCCGCGCCGATCGCCGTCATCACCTCGCCCAATCCCAACCTGTCACCCGAGCGTTCGCGCAGCTATTCCGTCGGCGCCGTGTGGGACCCGCTGCCGCGCAGCAGCATTTCCGTCGACCTGTGGCAAATCCGCCGCAAAAATGAAATCAATCAGGAGCAGACGGATGCGGCCATCGCCGCCGGCAACGTGGCGCGCGACCCGTCGACGGCCACGGGCATTCCCGGCGATCCGGGCGCCATCACGGCCGTGCTGGCCAACTATGTGAATTCGGCGCAAACGACGGTGCGCGGCATCGATATCGACGCCCGCCAGCGCTTCAACCTGGACAACGGCTATGGCAGCCTGACCTTCGACCTGAAGTGGACGCATCTGTACAAATGGCTGCGCACGGAACGCGATGGCACGCAGCGCGATTTCGCCGGCACGCATGGCAATTGCGATGTATCCAACTGCATGGGCACGCCGGACGACCGCATCAACTTGGGCGCCACCTGGGAACGCCAGAACTGGCGGGTCACGGCCAACGTCAACTACCGCGCGCCGCTCGACAACATCCTGTTCAAGAATGACCCGGACGGCTGCGCCACGCATTTCGCCGACGGCACGGACGCGCCGCGCGGCTGCCGCATCGCCTCGTTCACCACGGTGGACCTGACGGCCCGCTGGCTGGCCACGCCCAAGCTGGAAGTGTTTGCGACGATACAAAACCTGTTCGACAAAATCGCCCCGCTCGATCCGCTGACCTATGGCGCCACGGGCTACAACCCGCTCGACTACGCGGGCGCTGCGGGACGGTTCATCAGTGCGGGGGTGAAGTACAAGTTCTGA
- a CDS encoding TonB-dependent receptor translates to MIRETRLSRSIRLICTGGLAASLFSQQALAQEASDTSTMQRVEVTGSSIKRLVSETATPLSIFKAEDFAKQGLTTAQEVLNKIPSNASSMGSGNAVGGNTSGLPTGGQASADLRGLGGDKTLVLLNGRRIANHPYDGASVDLNIIPIAALERVEVLRDGASAIYGTDAIGGVINFITKRSVNVTNITAEVVAPEHKGGGEHRVNLSTGFGKLDTDGYNIFGVLDYHKQNVLTSQDRDFSKTGIVPSRGLSITSGTTFPGNYFDAAANGGDGLAGNPYAASGCLPPLSVAAANGTCRQDYTRQIDNLPAQEQVAFFGKGAFKLGGGHLATVEYLHSENKVKARTAPPPQTGLILPNTSKYYPGNAGGVPAQPGLSGQPLSVNWRPVEAGQRQIDSDGKADRLVLALEGELAGWDYKTGLSHAISKSSEKFTGGYVQDASFAAGVLNGILNPFGMQDAAGKTYLDSTALRGEVQNAKVTTTGFDIKGSRDLMQLAGGPLAIALGGELRREKADFNVNRDIAGQAASSGLSGSLSKSGSRTIQAVFGEVNLPLIKDLEVQLAARFDHYSDVGSTTNPKLALRYQASSALVLRGSASTGFRAPTLFEKNAPPSKNDTNDSYDDPILCPGGVPQPGANPLRDCDLQQFKLQGGNEKLKPEKSTTFAVGFVLEPVKEVTLALDYWNIHLKDKISSLPEQSIYGNYEKYKALFLRNPDGSPFAILDLNDNLGEVKTDGIDVSLNARLGRGAYGDFSVSVDGTWTHKYDYQNERGGEFIANVGRYADNNPVFRWKHTAALNWRMGNWGATVSQSFKSGYTDQNQVDPQYRHDVPSYSLLNVSGSYLWKGLLLTAGVKNLFDKEPPFSNQGTLFQKGYDPRYTDPIGRAYYLRGSYTF, encoded by the coding sequence ATGATCAGAGAAACACGCCTGTCCCGTTCCATCCGCTTGATCTGCACCGGCGGCCTTGCCGCCAGCCTGTTCAGCCAGCAAGCGCTGGCGCAAGAAGCCAGCGACACGAGCACCATGCAGCGCGTAGAAGTCACCGGTTCCTCCATCAAGCGCCTCGTCTCGGAAACGGCCACGCCGCTCTCCATCTTCAAGGCCGAAGATTTCGCCAAGCAAGGCTTGACGACGGCCCAGGAAGTCCTCAACAAGATACCCTCGAATGCGTCAAGCATGGGCAGCGGCAACGCCGTCGGCGGCAACACCAGCGGCTTGCCCACGGGTGGCCAGGCCAGCGCCGACTTGCGCGGCCTGGGCGGCGACAAGACCCTGGTGCTGCTCAATGGCCGGCGCATCGCCAACCATCCGTACGACGGCGCCAGCGTCGACCTGAACATCATCCCGATTGCCGCCCTCGAGCGTGTCGAAGTGCTGCGCGACGGCGCCTCGGCCATCTATGGCACGGATGCCATCGGCGGCGTCATCAACTTCATCACCAAACGCTCGGTCAACGTCACGAATATCACCGCCGAAGTCGTCGCGCCCGAACACAAGGGCGGCGGCGAACACCGCGTCAACCTGTCGACGGGTTTCGGCAAGCTCGACACGGACGGCTACAATATTTTCGGCGTGCTCGACTACCACAAGCAAAATGTGCTCACCTCGCAGGACCGCGATTTTTCGAAGACCGGCATCGTCCCCTCGCGCGGTCTGTCCATTACCAGCGGCACGACTTTCCCCGGCAATTATTTTGATGCAGCAGCCAACGGCGGCGACGGCCTGGCCGGCAATCCCTACGCGGCCAGCGGCTGTTTGCCCCCCTTGTCAGTGGCAGCCGCCAACGGCACCTGCCGCCAGGATTACACGCGCCAGATCGACAACTTGCCCGCCCAGGAACAAGTGGCCTTTTTCGGCAAGGGCGCCTTCAAGCTCGGTGGCGGCCACCTGGCCACGGTGGAATACCTGCATTCGGAAAACAAGGTGAAGGCACGCACGGCGCCGCCGCCGCAAACGGGCTTGATTCTGCCCAACACGAGCAAATACTATCCAGGCAATGCGGGCGGCGTGCCGGCCCAGCCGGGCTTGTCGGGCCAGCCGCTGAGCGTCAACTGGCGTCCCGTGGAAGCGGGCCAGCGGCAGATCGATTCGGACGGCAAGGCGGACCGCCTGGTGCTGGCCCTCGAAGGCGAACTGGCCGGCTGGGACTACAAGACGGGCCTGAGCCACGCGATCAGCAAATCATCGGAAAAATTCACCGGTGGCTATGTGCAGGATGCGAGCTTTGCCGCAGGCGTACTGAACGGCATCCTGAATCCTTTCGGCATGCAGGACGCGGCCGGCAAGACTTACCTGGACAGCACGGCCCTGCGCGGCGAAGTACAGAACGCCAAGGTCACCACCACGGGTTTCGACATCAAGGGCAGCCGCGACCTGATGCAGCTGGCCGGCGGCCCGCTGGCCATCGCCCTGGGCGGCGAACTGCGACGTGAAAAAGCCGACTTCAACGTCAACCGCGATATCGCCGGCCAGGCTGCCAGTTCCGGCTTGTCCGGCTCGCTGTCGAAGAGCGGTTCGCGCACGATCCAGGCCGTCTTCGGCGAAGTCAACTTGCCGCTGATCAAGGACCTGGAAGTGCAGCTGGCGGCCCGCTTCGACCATTACAGCGACGTGGGCAGCACCACCAACCCCAAGCTGGCCCTGCGCTACCAGGCCAGCAGCGCACTGGTGCTGCGGGGATCGGCCAGCACGGGTTTCCGTGCGCCCACCTTGTTTGAAAAGAATGCGCCGCCGTCGAAGAACGATACCAACGATTCCTACGACGATCCCATCCTCTGCCCGGGCGGCGTGCCGCAGCCGGGCGCCAATCCCCTGCGCGATTGCGATTTGCAGCAGTTCAAGCTGCAAGGCGGCAATGAAAAGCTGAAACCGGAAAAATCCACCACCTTCGCCGTCGGCTTCGTGCTCGAACCGGTCAAGGAAGTCACGCTTGCCCTCGATTACTGGAACATCCACCTGAAGGACAAGATTTCATCGTTGCCCGAGCAATCCATCTACGGCAACTACGAAAAATACAAGGCCCTGTTCCTGCGCAATCCCGACGGTTCGCCCTTCGCCATCCTCGACTTGAACGATAACCTCGGCGAAGTGAAAACCGACGGCATCGACGTCAGCCTGAATGCCCGCCTGGGACGCGGCGCGTATGGCGATTTCAGCGTGTCCGTCGATGGCACCTGGACCCACAAGTACGACTACCAGAACGAACGCGGCGGCGAATTCATCGCCAATGTGGGCCGCTACGCGGACAACAATCCCGTGTTCCGCTGGAAACATACGGCGGCGCTGAACTGGCGCATGGGCAACTGGGGCGCCACCGTGTCGCAATCGTTCAAGTCCGGCTACACGGATCAGAACCAGGTGGACCCGCAGTACCGCCACGACGTGCCCTCGTACAGCCTGCTGAACGTATCGGGCAGCTACTTGTGGAAAGGCTTGCTGCTGACGGCTGGCGTGAAAAACTTGTTCGACAAGGAACCGCCATTCTCGAACCAGGGCACCCTGTTCCAGAAAGGCTATGATCCGCGCTACACGGACCCGATCGGGCGCGCCTATTACCTGCGCGGCAGCTATACGTTCTAA
- the tldD gene encoding metalloprotease TldD, which translates to MIPFEPNLSSLAVAREILLTPFGLDEDKLLNALGTMFTHKVDYADLYFQSTKSEGWSLEEGIVKTGSFSIDQGVGVRAVSGDKTAFAYSDDISERALLEAAAATRTIARAGAGKIKIAGQMLAQGGRSLYLPDDPLASLDATAKVQLLERVEKMARAKDPRVVQVMAGLAGEYDVVLVLRSDGVLAADIRPLVRVSLTVIAEQNGRRETGSAGGGGRFSYDYFSDAVLEQYATDAVNSALVNLEARPAPAGPMTIVLGPGWPGILLHEAIGHGLEGDFNRKGSSAFSGRIGERVAAKGVTVVDDGTLAGRRGSLNIDDEGNPTQCTTLIEDGILKGYIQDTMNARLMKMPVTGNARRESFAHLPMPRMTNTYMLGGDKDPGEILASVKNGLYAVNFGGGQVDITNGKFVFSASEAYMIENGKLSYPVKGATLIGNGPDVLNRVSMIGNDMRLDSGVGVCGKEGQSVPVGVGQPTLRLDGITVGGTA; encoded by the coding sequence ATGATCCCATTTGAACCCAATCTGTCCAGCCTGGCCGTGGCGCGCGAGATACTGCTCACGCCGTTCGGCCTCGATGAAGACAAGCTGCTCAACGCCCTGGGCACGATGTTTACGCACAAGGTCGACTATGCCGACCTGTATTTCCAGTCGACCAAGAGCGAAGGCTGGAGCCTGGAAGAGGGCATCGTCAAGACGGGCAGTTTTTCCATCGACCAGGGCGTCGGCGTGCGCGCCGTGTCCGGCGACAAGACGGCGTTTGCGTATTCCGACGACATTTCCGAACGGGCCCTGCTGGAAGCGGCGGCGGCCACGCGCACGATTGCGCGCGCCGGTGCCGGCAAGATCAAGATCGCGGGCCAGATGCTTGCGCAGGGCGGGCGTTCCTTGTACCTGCCCGACGATCCGCTCGCCTCGCTCGACGCCACGGCCAAGGTGCAGCTGCTCGAACGCGTGGAAAAGATGGCGCGCGCGAAAGATCCCAGGGTGGTGCAAGTGATGGCGGGCCTGGCCGGCGAGTACGACGTGGTACTCGTGCTGCGCAGCGACGGCGTGCTGGCGGCCGATATCCGTCCGCTGGTGCGTGTGTCGCTGACCGTGATCGCGGAACAGAATGGCCGCCGCGAAACGGGCTCGGCCGGTGGCGGCGGGCGCTTCAGCTATGACTATTTCAGCGATGCCGTGCTGGAACAATATGCGACGGATGCCGTCAATTCGGCCCTCGTGAACCTGGAAGCGCGTCCCGCGCCCGCCGGTCCCATGACCATCGTGCTGGGACCGGGCTGGCCCGGCATCCTGCTGCACGAGGCCATCGGCCATGGCCTGGAAGGCGATTTCAACCGCAAGGGTTCGTCCGCGTTTTCGGGACGTATCGGCGAGCGCGTGGCCGCCAAGGGCGTCACCGTGGTCGACGACGGCACCCTGGCCGGTCGGCGCGGTTCCCTGAATATTGATGACGAGGGCAATCCCACGCAGTGCACGACTCTGATCGAGGACGGCATCCTGAAGGGCTACATCCAGGACACGATGAATGCGCGCCTGATGAAGATGCCCGTGACGGGCAATGCGCGCCGCGAATCGTTCGCCCACCTGCCCATGCCGCGCATGACGAATACGTACATGCTGGGCGGCGACAAGGATCCGGGCGAGATCCTCGCGTCCGTCAAAAACGGTCTGTATGCCGTCAACTTTGGCGGGGGCCAGGTCGACATCACGAACGGCAAGTTCGTCTTCTCGGCCAGCGAGGCGTACATGATCGAAAACGGCAAGCTCAGCTACCCGGTCAAGGGCGCGACCCTGATCGGCAATGGCCCGGACGTGCTCAACCGCGTCTCCATGATCGGCAACGACATGCGCCTGGACTCGGGCGTGGGCGTGTGCGGCAAGGAAGGGCAGAGCGTGCCCGTGGGCGTGGGGCAGCCGACCTTGCGGCTCGATGGCATTACGGTTGGCGGGACTGCCTGA
- a CDS encoding TonB-dependent receptor encodes MMIENVISRSLRLMFAGSLALGMHAAYAQETTDGTMQRVEVTGSSIKRIASEASLPVQSFNQKDIKKTGVTTVTDFIQQIPAMQGFSVAADSVGGGGGGVTTASIHDIGAAYTLVLLNGRRIAPSNSGTTIDLNSIPLSAIERVEVLTDGASALYGADAIAGVVNFILKKGASPLEINAKYSRPEEKGGASNSISISKGFGDIDEDGYSIFVSASHDEQKSLKASQRSFAKSGIINFNDPKTGKALQFINGSSRSAPANASVNYNRTDANGNVVINPETNKPFVDSVNLANPYALAHGGKCAPSNMDFYGDGNCYFDSPSTIEINPESKRDSLFSSGSVKLGKTGWQGFYDFAYTEASIKASIAPYPADFSISANSPLFSKYLAPQLSPSQLANAVSGVAKYRLSEMGNRVYDYGTKATHLVGGVEGSAFGWDINTAVTYSKNKQTQDYVSGFPLSDKFNAQIDAGNIDPFAYPVGSMPDAMRQALLGTGFSGTYNTQTVEMKGIDGRASRPVFSLPGGTAMLGVGADYRNTSFKVQQADVAKQAQILFDNAQVDSNYARDNAGAYAELMMPISKKLEMTGSVRYDQIGAIDDKLTGKTVGKKENATTWKVSGKYSATKSLMFRAAAGTGFRAASMQEIAGPLEDWGVTGGNYQCPLTAANGMGGHPLASYCSGVGRQQFEAFQGGNPDLKPETSKQWSIGTVFEPIDSLSMSFDLWNVEIRDQVTAVSEGLIFNDPAKYANLFTTKHISSTGLDVLAIKLLPINIGKVENRGIDYDFTHKMKLLDGRLTSRLMGTYLLRSRYTTPGTDDQWETSLNRYGSNDKVSFRNIIRATSTYETAKFTHTLSASYRNGYMDKEQTADDCAVIVAGSPGECYGIQLEVPSYTTFDFQTAYRPMKNVEITGGILNMFDRNPPFTLRNTGSHQVGYNPSYSSALGRQFYLSGSYKF; translated from the coding sequence ATGATGATAGAAAATGTAATATCGCGGTCGCTGCGCCTGATGTTTGCTGGCAGTTTGGCCCTGGGCATGCACGCCGCATATGCGCAAGAAACAACAGATGGCACCATGCAACGCGTGGAAGTTACGGGTTCGAGCATCAAGCGCATCGCCTCCGAAGCGTCGCTGCCCGTGCAGTCATTCAATCAGAAAGACATCAAGAAAACCGGCGTCACCACGGTGACCGATTTCATCCAGCAAATTCCTGCGATGCAGGGCTTCTCCGTGGCCGCCGATTCGGTGGGCGGCGGCGGCGGCGGCGTCACTACGGCATCGATCCACGATATTGGCGCAGCCTACACCTTGGTGCTGCTGAACGGCCGCCGTATTGCGCCATCCAATTCCGGCACCACCATCGACTTGAATTCGATTCCCCTGTCGGCCATCGAGCGCGTGGAAGTGTTGACGGACGGCGCCTCGGCACTGTATGGCGCCGACGCCATCGCTGGCGTGGTCAACTTCATCCTGAAAAAAGGCGCATCGCCGCTGGAAATCAATGCCAAGTATTCGCGTCCCGAAGAAAAAGGCGGCGCCAGCAACTCGATTTCGATCAGCAAAGGCTTCGGCGACATCGACGAAGACGGTTACAGCATCTTCGTGTCGGCCAGCCATGATGAACAAAAATCGCTGAAAGCATCGCAGCGCAGCTTCGCAAAAAGCGGCATCATCAATTTCAATGATCCGAAGACCGGCAAGGCACTGCAATTCATCAACGGTTCCTCGCGCTCGGCGCCAGCCAATGCCAGCGTCAACTACAACCGTACCGATGCGAACGGCAATGTGGTGATCAACCCGGAAACCAACAAACCATTTGTCGACAGCGTCAACCTGGCCAATCCGTATGCACTGGCCCATGGCGGCAAATGCGCACCTAGTAATATGGACTTCTACGGCGATGGCAACTGCTATTTCGACTCGCCGTCGACCATCGAAATCAACCCGGAATCGAAGCGCGACTCGCTGTTCAGTTCCGGGAGCGTCAAGCTGGGCAAGACCGGCTGGCAGGGTTTCTACGATTTCGCATACACCGAAGCGAGCATCAAGGCCAGCATCGCGCCATACCCGGCAGATTTCTCCATTTCCGCGAATTCGCCACTGTTCAGCAAGTATCTGGCCCCGCAGTTGAGCCCATCGCAACTGGCCAATGCCGTGAGCGGTGTCGCCAAATACCGCCTGTCCGAAATGGGCAACCGCGTGTACGACTATGGCACCAAGGCCACCCACCTCGTCGGTGGCGTGGAAGGCAGCGCATTCGGCTGGGACATCAACACGGCCGTGACGTACTCGAAAAACAAGCAAACGCAGGACTACGTCAGTGGCTTCCCACTGTCCGACAAATTCAACGCCCAAATCGACGCCGGCAATATCGATCCGTTCGCCTACCCTGTGGGTTCCATGCCGGACGCCATGCGCCAGGCACTGCTGGGCACGGGCTTCAGCGGCACGTACAACACGCAAACCGTAGAAATGAAGGGCATTGACGGCCGTGCTTCGCGCCCTGTGTTCTCGCTGCCGGGCGGCACGGCCATGCTGGGCGTGGGCGCCGACTACCGCAACACCTCGTTCAAGGTGCAGCAGGCGGATGTCGCCAAGCAGGCGCAGATCCTGTTTGACAATGCGCAAGTCGACAGTAACTACGCACGCGACAATGCCGGCGCCTATGCCGAACTGATGATGCCGATTTCGAAAAAACTGGAAATGACCGGCTCGGTGCGTTATGACCAGATCGGCGCCATCGACGACAAGCTGACGGGCAAGACGGTAGGCAAGAAAGAAAACGCCACCACCTGGAAAGTCAGCGGCAAGTATTCCGCCACCAAGAGCCTGATGTTCCGCGCCGCTGCCGGCACCGGCTTCCGCGCCGCCAGCATGCAGGAAATCGCCGGCCCACTGGAAGACTGGGGCGTCACGGGCGGTAACTACCAATGCCCATTGACGGCGGCAAACGGCATGGGCGGCCATCCGCTGGCCAGCTACTGCAGCGGCGTGGGACGCCAGCAGTTCGAAGCCTTCCAGGGCGGCAACCCTGACCTGAAGCCGGAAACGTCGAAGCAATGGAGCATCGGTACCGTGTTCGAGCCGATCGACAGCCTGTCGATGTCGTTCGACCTGTGGAACGTGGAAATCCGCGACCAGGTGACCGCGGTGTCCGAAGGCCTGATCTTCAACGATCCTGCCAAGTACGCCAACCTGTTCACCACCAAGCACATCAGCTCGACGGGCCTCGACGTATTGGCCATCAAACTGCTGCCAATTAATATCGGCAAGGTGGAAAACCGCGGTATCGACTACGACTTCACCCACAAGATGAAGCTGCTGGACGGCCGTCTGACGAGCCGCCTGATGGGTACCTATTTGCTGCGTTCGCGCTACACGACGCCAGGCACCGATGACCAATGGGAAACCAGCCTGAATCGCTACGGTTCGAACGACAAGGTCAGCTTCCGCAACATCATCCGCGCCACCAGCACGTATGAGACGGCCAAGTTCACGCATACGCTGAGCGCCAGCTACCGCAACGGCTATATGGACAAGGAACAGACGGCTGACGATTGCGCCGTGATCGTGGCCGGCAGCCCTGGCGAATGCTATGGCATCCAGCTGGAAGTGCCGAGCTACACCACCTTCGACTTCCAGACGGCCTACCGTCCTATGAAGAATGTGGAAATCACGGGCGGCATCCTGAACATGTTCGATCGCAATCCGCCATTCACCCTGCGCAACACGGGTTCGCATCAAGTGGGCTACAACCCATCGTACTCGAGCGCCCTGGGCCGCCAGTTCTACCTGAGCGGTTCCTACAAGTTCTAA